In Amycolatopsis jiangsuensis, the following proteins share a genomic window:
- a CDS encoding IS5 family transposase (programmed frameshift): MDELSRRLVPDELWALVEPLIPPGKTRPQGGGMSRVGDRAVFTAIVFVLTSGCAWRHLPPSFGVTVPTAHRRFTEWTKVGLWRDVHRAVLDELGGKGMIDWSRAVLDGASVRAKKGGGLTGRSPVDRGKPGSKIHVLSDRAGLPLTVGISAANTHDSHALRPLVNALPPIRSRRGPRRRKPAKLHADKAYDIPALRDWLRRRGIIPRIARKGIESTEKLGRHRWVIERSIAWLTSYRRLTIRYERKPSHYLAFLTLAATITCYKKLAK, translated from the exons ATGGACGAGTTGTCGCGACGGCTGGTGCCCGACGAGTTGTGGGCGCTGGTCGAACCGTTGATCCCGCCGGGAAAGACGCGCCCGCAGGGTGGCGGCATGTCACGAGTGGGCGACCGGGCGGTGTTCACCGCGATCGTGTTCGTGCTGACCAGCGGCTGCGCCTGGCGACATCTGCCGCCCAGCTTCGGGGTCACCGTGCCGACAGCGCATCGGCGGTTCACCGAGTGGACCAAGGTCGGCCTGTGGCGCGATGTGCACCGGGCGGTGCTGGACGAACTTGGCGGCAAGGGCATGATCGACTGGTCGCGTGCGGTCCTGGACGGAGCATCCGTCAGGGCCA AAAAGGGGGGCGGTCTGACCGGTCGGAGCCCGGTCGATCGCGGCAAGCCCGGCTCGAAGATCCATGTGCTGTCCGACCGGGCCGGACTTCCGTTAACCGTTGGGATCTCCGCGGCCAACACTCACGACAGTCACGCGCTCAGACCCTTGGTCAACGCGCTGCCGCCGATCCGGTCTCGCCGCGGACCGCGCCGCCGGAAACCGGCCAAGCTCCACGCCGACAAGGCCTACGACATCCCAGCCCTACGCGACTGGCTCCGCCGGCGCGGGATCATCCCGCGCATCGCCCGCAAGGGCATCGAATCCACCGAGAAACTCGGAAGACACCGGTGGGTGATCGAACGGTCCATCGCCTGGCTGACCAGCTACCGGCGCCTGACCATCCGCTACGAACGCAAACCCAGCCACTACCTCGCCTTCCTCACCCTCGCCGCCACCATCACCTGTTACAAGAAACTCGCCAAATGA
- a CDS encoding helix-turn-helix domain-containing protein yields the protein MARDRVSDHCGPCTRRLISHEAQPQTDAFWEAGSIRIALQARHFGSFFAAYRQEHRPRVSQATLGVWLDLTQAQVSRLEAPGARPPADLHKLERWARALHVPRSMLWFSVSDTPEESAEPAGEVSLDDVQRRQFFKTAGVGVTAIGASLLGSTPGAASGPAKPRSTDAEIVRHMTETFRQLDNRFGGGHSRGTTSITSYLTSSVTPMLNGTGRTVTARNELLAAAAELHQVAGWSAYDVGNAAEGQRHLREALKLSQDAGDDALAAEMLAAMSHHAAFNRSRDTAVDMALAARRTAKRSGLVALQAEAAVLEAHGQALKGNTAACFAALGEAERAFERFVPGSGPTWLSYFDSAYLSAKFAHTFRDLGQPAKAEQFARRSLSMSDGYDRGRLFNTALLSSILADQGHVDEACAEAAKALRMSENVRSIRGGAYLADVGRRLAPYRTDHRVRSVYAQMSAVGVPTPA from the coding sequence TTGGCGCGCGACCGCGTTAGCGATCACTGTGGCCCTTGCACTCGCCGCCTGATCTCGCATGAAGCGCAGCCGCAGACCGATGCGTTCTGGGAAGCGGGGAGCATTCGTATCGCGCTCCAGGCGCGCCACTTCGGCAGCTTCTTTGCGGCCTACCGCCAAGAACACAGACCCCGTGTTTCGCAGGCCACGCTCGGCGTTTGGCTCGACCTCACACAAGCGCAGGTGAGCCGCCTCGAGGCTCCCGGCGCCCGGCCTCCGGCCGACCTACACAAGCTCGAACGTTGGGCAAGGGCTCTACACGTGCCGCGCTCGATGCTCTGGTTCAGCGTTTCCGATACACCCGAAGAATCGGCCGAGCCGGCAGGCGAGGTTAGCCTCGATGACGTGCAACGGCGACAGTTCTTCAAGACCGCAGGCGTAGGCGTCACAGCGATTGGCGCGTCATTGCTCGGCTCGACTCCGGGGGCCGCCTCCGGACCAGCCAAGCCGAGAAGCACCGACGCCGAGATCGTTCGCCACATGACGGAGACGTTCCGGCAGCTCGACAATCGATTCGGTGGCGGACACAGCCGCGGAACGACTTCGATCACGAGCTACCTCACCTCAAGCGTGACGCCGATGCTGAACGGCACGGGCAGGACAGTGACGGCCCGCAACGAGCTACTCGCGGCCGCCGCCGAGCTGCACCAGGTCGCCGGCTGGAGTGCTTACGACGTCGGCAACGCAGCGGAAGGGCAACGGCACTTGCGGGAAGCGTTGAAGCTGTCGCAAGACGCCGGCGACGACGCGCTCGCGGCCGAGATGCTTGCCGCCATGTCGCACCACGCCGCGTTCAACCGGTCTCGCGACACCGCCGTCGACATGGCGCTCGCGGCCAGGCGAACGGCGAAACGATCCGGTCTGGTCGCCCTACAGGCAGAAGCCGCGGTGCTGGAAGCTCACGGTCAGGCGCTCAAGGGCAACACCGCAGCGTGCTTCGCGGCGCTCGGCGAGGCCGAACGTGCTTTCGAGCGGTTCGTGCCCGGCTCCGGGCCGACGTGGCTTAGCTACTTCGACAGCGCCTATCTGTCGGCCAAGTTCGCTCATACCTTCCGCGATCTCGGCCAACCTGCGAAAGCCGAGCAGTTCGCTCGTCGGTCGCTCAGCATGAGCGACGGGTACGACCGAGGTCGGTTGTTCAACACGGCCCTTCTCTCATCAATCCTGGCTGATCAAGGCCATGTCGACGAGGCGTGCGCCGAAGCAGCGAAGGCACTGCGGATGAGTGAAAACGTTCGGTCGATCAGAGGTGGCGCCTACCTCGCCGACGTCGGCCGGCGCCTTGCTCCCTACCGAACCGACCACCGAGTGCGCTCGGTCTACGCGCAGATGAGTGCAGTAGGCGTCCCCACGCCGGCGTGA
- a CDS encoding SDR family NAD(P)-dependent oxidoreductase: MKDFTGKVAAITGAGSGIGQALAYELAVCGARLALSDLDESGLETTVAEVRARGAEVRGYPLDVADRAAVLAHADEVVADFGQANLVVNNAGVALGATVEEMRFEDFDWLLGVNLGGVVNGTKAFLPHLIASGDGYVVNLSSVFGFVGVPTQSAYNAAKFAVRGFTESLREEMLAGRRPVGVSCVHPGGVKTGIARHARGGHEGDQEAAAAGFEKIALTTPKKAAETILRGVRRRSARILIGPDAYVIDAIPRVLASAYQRPLALLARPGLKRLDRN; encoded by the coding sequence ATGAAGGACTTCACGGGCAAAGTGGCCGCGATCACCGGAGCGGGGTCGGGGATCGGCCAGGCGCTGGCGTACGAGCTGGCGGTGTGCGGGGCCCGGCTGGCGCTGTCCGACCTGGACGAGTCCGGCCTGGAAACCACCGTCGCCGAGGTTCGGGCGCGCGGGGCGGAGGTGCGCGGTTACCCGCTCGACGTCGCCGACCGGGCCGCGGTGCTCGCGCACGCCGACGAGGTGGTCGCCGACTTCGGGCAGGCCAACCTCGTGGTGAACAACGCGGGTGTGGCCCTCGGCGCGACCGTGGAGGAGATGCGCTTCGAGGACTTCGACTGGCTGCTCGGCGTCAATCTCGGCGGGGTGGTGAACGGCACCAAGGCTTTCCTGCCGCACCTCATTGCTTCCGGCGACGGGTACGTTGTCAATCTCTCGAGCGTGTTCGGATTCGTCGGAGTGCCCACGCAGAGTGCGTACAACGCGGCGAAGTTCGCCGTTCGCGGATTCACCGAGTCGCTGCGGGAGGAAATGCTGGCCGGCCGTCGTCCGGTCGGCGTGAGCTGCGTGCACCCGGGCGGAGTCAAGACCGGCATCGCGCGGCACGCACGCGGTGGACACGAGGGCGACCAGGAGGCCGCCGCGGCCGGCTTCGAGAAAATTGCCCTGACCACACCGAAGAAAGCGGCCGAGACGATCCTGCGCGGGGTGCGCCGGCGCTCCGCCCGGATCCTGATCGGACCGGACGCCTACGTGATCGACGCGATCCCGCGCGTGCTCGCTTCGGCCTACCAGCGACCACTCGCCCTGCTGGCCCGTCCCGGGTTGAAACGGCTCGACCGGAACTGA
- a CDS encoding tyrosine-type recombinase/integrase produces the protein MKDPIKYAPGEWGELAREWRRSLEADNKSVRTVVIYLGVVYQAGAWAMAQDEQYGPTETLRGYMKKVLDATSAGNAHNHFRTLRTFFNWLVNEEEIDRSPMDRMKAPEYEPPPVPILHVEKMSLLVASCSGKDFADRRDEAILRLLWASAGRRAEVAGLLLESVDQDYDEVEVFGKGRKLRRIPYGAKTGRAIGRYLRARRRHPQAALPALWLGSTGQGGLTDEGIRAIVERRAKQAGIGHVHPHMFRHAFAHYWQLDGGNENDLMRIMGWKSREMLNRYGASAAVARAHKSARALAIGDRV, from the coding sequence ATGAAAGACCCGATCAAGTACGCACCCGGGGAGTGGGGCGAGCTGGCGCGAGAGTGGCGTCGGTCCCTTGAAGCAGACAACAAATCTGTGCGCACGGTGGTGATCTACCTCGGTGTGGTCTACCAGGCAGGCGCCTGGGCGATGGCGCAAGACGAGCAGTACGGCCCGACCGAGACGCTGCGCGGCTACATGAAGAAAGTCCTCGACGCGACTAGCGCCGGCAACGCGCACAACCATTTCCGGACGCTGCGGACCTTCTTCAACTGGCTGGTGAACGAGGAAGAGATCGACCGTTCTCCCATGGACCGCATGAAGGCACCCGAGTACGAGCCGCCGCCCGTGCCGATCTTGCATGTCGAGAAGATGAGTCTCTTGGTGGCGTCGTGCTCTGGTAAGGATTTCGCTGACCGGCGGGACGAGGCGATCTTGCGCCTTCTCTGGGCGTCGGCCGGACGTCGGGCCGAAGTCGCCGGGCTGCTGCTTGAGTCGGTGGACCAGGACTACGACGAAGTTGAGGTATTCGGTAAGGGGCGGAAGCTCCGCAGGATCCCTTACGGAGCGAAGACCGGGAGGGCGATTGGTCGATACCTGCGAGCACGCCGTCGGCATCCTCAGGCGGCGCTACCGGCATTGTGGCTCGGGTCGACGGGCCAAGGCGGTCTCACCGACGAGGGCATTCGGGCGATCGTTGAGCGGCGGGCGAAGCAGGCGGGGATCGGCCACGTCCACCCGCACATGTTTCGACACGCGTTCGCGCACTACTGGCAGCTTGACGGCGGCAACGAGAACGACCTCATGCGGATCATGGGGTGGAAGTCGCGCGAGATGCTCAATCGGTACGGCGCCAGCGCGGCAGTGGCACGAGCGCACAAGTCCGCTCGTGCGCTCGCCATCGGCGATCGTGTCTAG
- a CDS encoding NUDIX hydrolase translates to MSGAANGPFAVASTHVATEPNGQELTRWKIHSERLVDDTRRDRVSIASVELPDGMTFEQWVFRIRPAAMMAVLDGQDRVLMLWRHRFIIDRWVWELPGGYVNPDEDPAVTAAREVEEETGWRPLDVEPLGSLQPIIGSADAENLLYVARRSVYIGEPEDINEAERVAWIPLDTVRERITKGEIVGAASQVALLHILAFYR, encoded by the coding sequence ATGTCCGGCGCGGCGAACGGACCGTTCGCCGTAGCATCTACTCACGTGGCTACGGAACCCAACGGGCAAGAGCTGACGCGCTGGAAGATCCACAGTGAGCGACTAGTCGACGACACCCGCCGCGACCGGGTGAGTATCGCCTCGGTCGAACTGCCTGACGGAATGACCTTCGAGCAATGGGTGTTCCGCATCCGCCCGGCTGCGATGATGGCCGTCCTTGACGGTCAGGACCGGGTGCTCATGCTGTGGCGGCACCGGTTCATCATCGACCGTTGGGTGTGGGAGTTGCCGGGCGGTTACGTCAATCCGGACGAAGACCCCGCGGTGACAGCGGCGCGCGAGGTCGAGGAGGAGACCGGCTGGCGGCCGCTCGACGTCGAGCCGCTCGGCTCGTTGCAACCGATCATCGGCAGTGCGGACGCTGAGAACCTGCTGTATGTGGCTCGACGGTCCGTGTACATCGGTGAGCCCGAGGACATCAACGAAGCCGAGCGGGTCGCCTGGATTCCGCTAGACACGGTCCGGGAACGCATCACCAAGGGGGAGATTGTCGGTGCGGCCTCGCAGGTCGCGCTACTCCACATCCTCGCGTTCTACCGATAA
- a CDS encoding MarR family winged helix-turn-helix transcriptional regulator — protein MTDDHGVRWLDGPEQHAWRAYIVASLRLRQRLHRELTEGHGISLVDYEVLVCLDLVPDGTARMTELAGQLGSTKSRLSHQMSKLEAAGLVRRRPDPDDKRGVLTGLTTSGRRLLEQAAPTHVHGAREHLIDLLTPAEQATVGTVFTRVLEHLDEA, from the coding sequence ATGACCGACGACCACGGCGTGCGCTGGCTGGACGGGCCCGAACAGCACGCTTGGCGGGCCTACATCGTCGCTTCGCTGCGGTTGCGGCAGCGCCTGCACCGCGAGCTGACCGAGGGGCACGGGATCTCGCTCGTCGACTACGAGGTGCTGGTCTGCCTCGACCTCGTCCCCGACGGGACGGCCCGGATGACGGAGCTGGCGGGCCAGCTGGGCTCGACCAAGAGCCGCCTTTCGCACCAGATGAGCAAACTGGAGGCCGCCGGACTGGTCCGCCGCCGTCCGGACCCGGACGACAAACGCGGCGTCCTCACCGGACTGACCACCTCCGGCCGCCGCCTGCTGGAACAGGCCGCGCCCACCCACGTGCACGGTGCCCGCGAGCACCTGATCGACCTGCTGACCCCGGCGGAACAGGCCACCGTGGGCACCGTCTTCACCCGAGTCCTCGAACACCTGGACGAGGCCTGA
- a CDS encoding KTSC domain-containing protein: protein MIRDVGYDPARRVCEVGFHSGVVYQYFLVPARVHREFLAAESHGRYLNLEIKPRFGFRRVD, encoded by the coding sequence GTGATCCGTGACGTCGGGTACGACCCGGCTCGTCGCGTGTGCGAGGTCGGCTTTCACTCCGGCGTGGTCTACCAGTACTTCCTCGTGCCCGCCCGCGTGCACCGGGAGTTCCTGGCCGCGGAGAGCCACGGGCGGTACCTGAACCTGGAGATCAAGCCACGCTTCGGGTTCCGCCGGGTCGACTGA
- a CDS encoding LppA family lipoprotein, which yields MSKQQQHAQLATRPTLDKAVVGYEKLRTALRERLTAEFGVTQWTEEPNSDDYRGCAPQFPDVTEQEAGKKFLPRWYAQTSLLPQWAKVKEVVREVAGGYGFTTITLDTNQAGDAELNLADQLGAELSVGSAKYTVMSLTTGCHLIKK from the coding sequence ATGTCGAAGCAACAACAGCACGCTCAACTGGCGACTCGGCCGACGCTCGACAAGGCTGTCGTTGGTTACGAGAAGCTCCGCACCGCGCTCCGCGAGCGCCTCACTGCCGAATTCGGGGTCACACAATGGACTGAGGAGCCCAATTCGGACGATTACCGCGGTTGCGCCCCACAGTTTCCGGACGTGACGGAGCAAGAGGCCGGCAAAAAGTTCTTGCCACGGTGGTACGCGCAGACCTCCCTATTGCCTCAGTGGGCGAAGGTCAAGGAGGTAGTGCGGGAGGTCGCCGGCGGGTATGGATTCACCACCATAACTCTTGACACGAACCAGGCCGGCGACGCCGAACTCAACCTCGCGGACCAGCTTGGTGCGGAGCTGTCCGTAGGGTCAGCAAAGTACACTGTCATGTCCTTGACCACGGGGTGCCACCTCATCAAGAAGTAG
- a CDS encoding DUF2277 domain-containing protein yields the protein MCRNITTLRGLQPAATTEEIEAAARQYVRKVTGVQSLSDATRDPFEEAVAEIATITARLLDELPQRRQPPATVPPLRRPEVRARMALRELENP from the coding sequence ATGTGCCGAAACATCACCACCCTGCGCGGCCTGCAGCCCGCCGCGACGACGGAAGAGATCGAAGCCGCGGCACGCCAGTACGTGCGCAAAGTGACCGGCGTGCAGTCCCTTTCGGACGCGACCCGCGACCCGTTCGAGGAAGCGGTCGCGGAGATCGCCACGATCACCGCCCGGCTGCTCGACGAACTGCCGCAGCGCCGTCAGCCACCGGCCACCGTGCCGCCGCTGCGCCGCCCCGAGGTCCGCGCCCGGATGGCGTTGCGGGAGCTCGAGAACCCCTGA
- a CDS encoding RNA-binding S4 domain-containing protein — protein sequence MSDPVRDVHITGAPIKLGQFLKLAGLAEDGADAKDLIEAEEVTVNGETETRRGRQLTAGDVVALGDDRARVTTG from the coding sequence ATGAGCGACCCCGTGCGCGACGTCCACATCACCGGTGCACCGATCAAGCTGGGCCAGTTCCTCAAACTGGCCGGCCTGGCCGAGGACGGCGCGGACGCGAAGGATCTCATCGAGGCAGAAGAGGTCACGGTCAACGGCGAGACCGAAACCCGCCGAGGCCGCCAGCTCACGGCCGGCGACGTGGTCGCACTGGGCGACGACCGCGCCCGCGTGACCACGGGTTGA
- a CDS encoding IS701 family transposase — MFDELMGRIAGRFGRVEPRRGAEKLLLGLMSELPRKNCWTIAEYVGDPSPDRLQHVLARAVWDADAVRDDLRDYVVEHLGETDAVLIVDETGDVKKGSHTVGTQRQYTGTAGRIENSQVAVYLTYATTAGHAFVDRALYLPKSWTSDPERCHAAGIDENIAFATKPALATEMIARTLDAGITASWVTGDEVYGADPHLRTELEHRGAGYVLAIGRDRRVATGVGTFRPDDLAGRLPKHVWQRFSAGAGAKGHRYYDWALIDIDPDTTPAGHRWLLIRRNRRTKELAFYRCFAATATALPVLVRVAGTRWRVEESFQTSKGLTGLDQHQVRRWTSWHRWTILAMLAHAFLTIVAATERTRQATSTDWISLTCNEVQHLFATLAITPITDIAHRLRCSIWRRQHQYRARQAHYQRQATREP; from the coding sequence ATGTTCGATGAGCTCATGGGGCGGATCGCGGGCCGGTTCGGGCGGGTCGAACCGCGTCGTGGGGCGGAGAAGTTGTTGCTGGGGTTGATGTCTGAGTTGCCGCGGAAGAATTGCTGGACCATCGCCGAGTATGTCGGGGACCCGAGCCCGGACAGGTTGCAGCATGTGCTGGCGCGGGCGGTGTGGGACGCCGACGCGGTACGCGACGACCTGCGTGACTACGTGGTCGAGCACCTCGGTGAGACTGACGCGGTCCTGATCGTGGACGAGACCGGGGATGTGAAGAAAGGCAGCCACACGGTCGGGACGCAGCGCCAGTACACGGGCACTGCTGGGCGGATCGAGAACTCCCAGGTCGCGGTCTATCTGACCTACGCCACCACCGCGGGACACGCCTTCGTGGACCGGGCCCTGTATCTGCCGAAGTCCTGGACCAGCGACCCCGAACGCTGCCACGCGGCCGGAATCGACGAGAACATCGCGTTCGCGACCAAACCGGCGCTGGCCACCGAGATGATCGCCCGCACCCTCGACGCCGGAATCACGGCGTCCTGGGTGACCGGCGACGAAGTGTATGGCGCCGACCCGCACCTGCGCACGGAACTGGAACACCGTGGTGCCGGCTACGTGCTGGCCATCGGACGCGACCGCCGCGTCGCGACCGGAGTCGGCACCTTCCGCCCCGACGACCTCGCGGGACGGCTGCCGAAACACGTGTGGCAACGCTTCTCCGCCGGTGCGGGCGCGAAAGGACACCGCTACTACGACTGGGCCCTGATCGACATCGACCCTGACACCACACCGGCGGGACACCGGTGGCTGCTGATCCGGCGCAACCGCCGCACGAAAGAACTCGCGTTCTACCGCTGCTTCGCAGCCACTGCCACCGCGCTGCCCGTTCTGGTGCGGGTGGCCGGAACCCGATGGCGCGTCGAGGAATCCTTCCAAACCAGCAAAGGACTCACCGGACTTGACCAGCACCAAGTCCGCCGCTGGACCTCCTGGCACCGCTGGACCATCCTGGCGATGCTCGCCCACGCCTTCCTCACCATCGTTGCCGCCACCGAGCGCACCCGGCAAGCGACCTCGACCGACTGGATTTCCTTGACCTGCAACGAAGTCCAGCACCTATTCGCCACACTCGCCATCACACCGATCACCGACATCGCGCACCGACTACGCTGCTCGATCTGGCGCAGACAACACCAATACCGAGCACGGCAGGCCCACTACCAGCGACAAGCCACCCGAGAACCATGA
- a CDS encoding alpha/beta hydrolase, whose translation MLNDAVGPINAAYNKLVACSDDLRDINTPDGWRGTAADAATQEVRQIIDGLEEHAAEVAALRRSAGDVGDAIAGVQNGVREAQAIAASHHMTIGDDGSVTDPGPPPDTPDNQKEVVADERKRVAVELADRVEEVLRQAADVDNDFCIVLDRILSGHTIDATADDNDKVSLAAAGNSGALTAGLSVLSPPPVDADPSMNAAWWAALSDRERQQMIAEHPELVGNRDGVKAADRSKANLLLLEKEKQSFTTDLDRLRREDGDSDEIARLEERLKAINAITGMMHNPDGTLNPNRQLMSLDLTGDHPKAAIATGNVDTAQHVAVFTPGMNSTVDGNMNGYVHDMDGVGKSAEDMLRRAGDMSNVATVTWLGYEPSSFSDLSSLIDLGTAENVDIGGDKLARFDQGINASRPVEPHLTALGHSQGSIVTGISLAHPGTGVDDAVVFGSPGVADHFGIDNTAHDLKVPDGHVYNIKADGDPVAQWVPEIWRYGAAPYTMDGVNQLSADASGPFVASHGHSEYAMTAPNGVDSTSKHNIAAVVAGKPQLTIPAR comes from the coding sequence GTGCTCAACGATGCGGTTGGGCCGATCAATGCGGCTTACAACAAGCTCGTAGCTTGCTCGGACGATTTGCGCGACATCAACACGCCGGACGGCTGGCGAGGCACCGCCGCAGACGCCGCTACTCAAGAGGTCCGCCAGATCATCGACGGTTTGGAAGAGCATGCCGCCGAGGTCGCAGCGCTGCGCCGCAGTGCCGGCGATGTCGGTGATGCCATCGCCGGGGTGCAAAATGGTGTCCGAGAGGCGCAGGCAATTGCGGCCTCGCATCATATGACCATTGGCGATGATGGAAGCGTTACGGATCCCGGACCGCCACCGGACACCCCCGACAATCAAAAAGAGGTTGTTGCGGATGAACGTAAACGCGTAGCGGTCGAGCTGGCCGACCGCGTCGAGGAGGTGCTTCGGCAGGCCGCAGACGTCGACAACGACTTTTGCATTGTGCTCGACCGCATCCTTTCTGGACATACCATCGATGCCACCGCCGACGATAACGACAAGGTGAGCTTGGCTGCCGCGGGTAACTCGGGCGCTCTCACGGCTGGGCTGTCGGTACTATCGCCTCCGCCGGTCGATGCAGACCCGTCGATGAACGCGGCATGGTGGGCGGCATTGTCTGATAGGGAGCGACAGCAGATGATTGCCGAGCATCCCGAACTCGTTGGTAACCGGGATGGGGTGAAAGCCGCGGACCGTAGTAAGGCAAACCTCCTTCTATTGGAGAAGGAGAAGCAAAGCTTCACTACTGACCTGGACCGGTTGAGGCGAGAAGATGGTGACTCAGACGAGATTGCTCGGCTCGAGGAACGACTCAAGGCAATTAATGCGATCACTGGTATGATGCATAACCCCGATGGCACTCTTAACCCTAATAGGCAGCTTATGTCTCTCGACCTTACGGGCGATCACCCAAAGGCGGCCATCGCTACCGGCAATGTGGATACCGCACAGCATGTGGCAGTGTTCACGCCCGGCATGAACTCAACAGTTGACGGAAATATGAACGGCTACGTCCACGACATGGATGGTGTTGGCAAGAGCGCGGAGGACATGTTGCGCCGCGCTGGTGATATGTCCAACGTCGCTACGGTCACTTGGCTAGGCTATGAACCTTCCTCTTTCAGCGACCTATCGTCGCTGATTGATCTTGGTACTGCGGAAAACGTCGATATTGGCGGCGACAAGCTCGCTCGTTTCGACCAGGGTATCAACGCATCGCGGCCTGTTGAGCCACACCTGACTGCTCTTGGCCACTCTCAAGGGTCGATAGTGACTGGCATCAGCCTCGCTCACCCGGGTACCGGTGTCGACGACGCAGTGGTCTTCGGCTCACCTGGCGTCGCAGATCATTTCGGCATCGACAACACCGCACATGACCTTAAGGTGCCCGATGGGCATGTTTACAACATCAAGGCAGACGGCGATCCTGTCGCGCAGTGGGTACCGGAAATATGGCGTTACGGGGCTGCGCCGTACACGATGGACGGCGTGAATCAGCTCTCCGCCGATGCTTCCGGCCCGTTCGTGGCCTCCCATGGCCACAGTGAGTACGCGATGACCGCGCCGAACGGTGTAGATAGCACCAGCAAACACAACATCGCCGCGGTGGTGGCCGGAAAACCGCAGCTCACGATCCCTGCAAGGTAG
- a CDS encoding Ldh family oxidoreductase, with protein sequence MPLRPRSRRPAPSTAPTDTRIPEQAWHRVPADELVTLVSLVLTAHGFPDARARMAAEALCHGDLTGAPDTGVQQLLQLHLPAVESGFVSPGAEPLLIADRGAAALIDYRRASGLWAVGDAMDRAVVRAGRFGVGLVSMRGAGPFGRAGHHAARALPHGMIGLVLAAGGVEDQPAHPLGMAAPAGAYPEFMLDVDLGDAARNPQFAGFALMVDVLAGVLSGVADHEHDTGLLVMAIAPTTLRSADGFYRAASALFGSMLGWEGGGPIRYPGWREAQYLEQCRALGVPLSASVRRQLDSLALKLSLPPLTTVG encoded by the coding sequence GTGCCCCTCAGACCTCGGTCCCGCCGTCCCGCCCCGTCCACCGCTCCCACCGACACCCGCATTCCCGAACAGGCGTGGCACCGGGTTCCCGCCGACGAACTGGTCACGCTCGTTTCCCTGGTGCTGACGGCACACGGCTTTCCGGACGCCCGCGCGCGAATGGCCGCGGAAGCGTTGTGCCACGGCGATCTCACCGGTGCGCCGGACACCGGGGTGCAGCAGTTGCTCCAGCTCCATCTGCCCGCCGTGGAAAGCGGTTTCGTCAGTCCTGGCGCGGAACCACTGCTGATCGCGGACCGAGGCGCGGCCGCGCTCATCGATTACCGTCGCGCCAGCGGATTGTGGGCTGTCGGCGACGCGATGGACCGCGCGGTCGTCCGGGCCGGCCGGTTCGGTGTCGGACTGGTGTCCATGCGCGGCGCGGGCCCGTTCGGCCGCGCCGGGCACCACGCGGCGCGGGCGTTGCCGCACGGGATGATCGGGCTCGTGCTGGCCGCCGGCGGCGTGGAGGACCAACCGGCGCATCCGCTCGGCATGGCCGCCCCCGCCGGGGCGTACCCGGAGTTCATGCTGGACGTGGATCTCGGTGACGCGGCGAGGAACCCGCAGTTCGCCGGTTTCGCGCTGATGGTGGACGTGCTGGCCGGTGTGCTCTCCGGCGTGGCCGACCACGAGCACGACACCGGCCTGCTGGTCATGGCGATCGCCCCGACCACCCTCCGCAGCGCGGACGGCTTCTACCGCGCGGCGAGCGCCCTGTTCGGCAGCATGCTCGGCTGGGAGGGCGGCGGCCCGATCCGGTACCCCGGCTGGCGGGAGGCGCAGTACCTCGAACAGTGCCGCGCGCTGGGCGTGCCCCTGTCCGCCTCGGTCCGCCGGCAGCTGGATTCGCTCGCGCTGAAACTGAGCCTGCCCCCGCTGACCACGGTGGGGTAG